A single genomic interval of Croceibacter atlanticus HTCC2559 harbors:
- a CDS encoding PepSY-associated TM helix domain-containing protein, with amino-acid sequence MTKKKKAYTFRKFTNDIHLWMGIGSGIILFLVCLSGTFLTFEEELKALTVKEFKVENTAKQKKSFETLFTNLSQEGSINRVTVPDDNSKPLEFNIKTSPKERRGSTFYVDPYSGNYEKAQKSYLDGFFMTMFKMHRWLLLDTKIGRPIVGVATIIFLFLAISGVILWFPKKWKWKAFKPGFKIKFSANWKRINHDLHNTLGFYACIFLVIMCLTGLCWSFVWYKDAGSAVLGAKVFGNRGGGQTINSQVTNENEQIPVENILSIANDIFDYEGKTTITLPKTATDTYSITKRKVSGWSPVTSDKLIIDVDGTVLKEEWFNDKPLNVQIASLIKPIHTGQIFGTFSKIIYFIACLIATSLPITGTIIWLNKLKKKRKRKLKK; translated from the coding sequence ATGACTAAGAAAAAAAAGGCATACACATTTAGAAAATTTACTAATGACATTCATTTATGGATGGGAATTGGTAGTGGTATTATTCTATTTTTAGTGTGTTTAAGCGGAACATTTTTAACTTTTGAAGAAGAGTTAAAAGCACTAACCGTTAAGGAATTTAAGGTTGAAAATACAGCGAAGCAAAAGAAGTCTTTTGAAACCTTATTTACCAATTTATCACAGGAAGGCAGTATAAACAGAGTAACTGTTCCAGACGATAATAGCAAACCTCTAGAATTTAATATTAAAACATCACCAAAAGAACGTCGTGGTAGCACGTTTTATGTAGATCCCTATTCTGGTAACTACGAGAAGGCACAAAAATCTTATCTAGATGGGTTTTTTATGACGATGTTTAAAATGCACAGATGGTTACTACTAGATACTAAAATTGGGCGCCCAATTGTTGGCGTAGCAACAATCATCTTTCTGTTTTTGGCCATTAGTGGTGTCATATTGTGGTTTCCTAAAAAATGGAAATGGAAAGCTTTTAAACCTGGTTTTAAGATTAAATTTTCAGCAAACTGGAAACGCATTAATCACGACTTGCATAATACTTTAGGGTTTTATGCATGTATATTTTTGGTAATCATGTGCCTAACAGGGTTATGTTGGTCTTTTGTATGGTATAAAGATGCTGGTAGTGCTGTTTTGGGTGCTAAAGTCTTTGGAAACAGAGGTGGCGGCCAAACCATAAACTCTCAAGTAACAAATGAGAATGAACAAATTCCTGTAGAGAATATATTAAGTATAGCTAATGATATTTTTGATTACGAAGGAAAAACAACAATCACTTTACCAAAAACTGCAACCGACACCTATAGCATTACTAAACGAAAGGTTTCAGGTTGGTCTCCAGTAACTTCAGATAAACTTATTATCGATGTAGATGGAACAGTTTTAAAAGAAGAATGGTTTAATGATAAACCTTTAAATGTGCAAATAGCATCTTTAATAAAACCTATTCATACGGGACAGATATTTGGGACATTTTCAAAAATCATTTACTTTATTGCCTGTCTTATTGCCACAAGTTTACCAATAACAGGAACAATAATTTGGTTAAATAAATTGAAGAAAAAACGTAAACGAAAGCTTAAGAAATAA
- a CDS encoding catalase translates to MSDKENLQPDSNSKTDQLSSYTKDSEGKNLTTNQGLKVNDTNNSLKAGERGSTLLEDFLLREKITSFDHERIPERIVHARGSAAHGHFELYKSIEKYTKAGLFTDTSKKTPVFVRFSTVAGSKGSPDLARDVRGFAVKFYTEEGTWDLVGNNMPIFFIQDAMKFPDLIHSVKPEPNNEIPQAASAHDTFYDFVSHAPETLHNHIWAMSDRAIPRSYRMMEGFGIHTFRFINKEGKSHFVKFHWKPVLGVHSVTWEEAVKINGVDADFHRRDLWEAIEAGQYPEWEFGIQVVPEEDEHKYDFDLLDPTKLIPEDMVPVEIVGKMTLNRNPSNFFAETEQVAFLPGHIIPGLDFTNDPLLQGRLFSYRDTQLSRLGSPNFHQIPINRPVTPAHNNQRDGHMQTEIPKGQTAYFPNTLGGGCPHLAKMAEGGFTSYEERIDAKKVRTRSESFSDHFSQPALFYRSLEEWEKKHVANAYSFELGKCNQKHIKERMLWLINQIDEDLANTVSENLGLSIPDDIEQPINQSIGADADVEKFQPSAKKVYLEKDKSLSQAHTKFDSIATRQIAVLAANGFSMDDFKTFTDALEDEGAVCKIIAPHGGTIKCDQDMDHEVDAAISTTESVLFDAIFVPGGKDSVDKLLKTGKYSKFISEAFKHCKAIAVCNEGEELLKNSYIKSYDDDKAVFVNGKPKNFIDAIAQHRNWDRMEAASDIPV, encoded by the coding sequence ATGAGCGATAAAGAAAATTTACAGCCAGATTCAAATAGTAAGACAGACCAATTATCATCTTACACAAAAGATTCTGAAGGAAAAAACTTAACCACTAACCAAGGTTTAAAAGTTAACGATACCAATAATTCTTTAAAAGCAGGAGAACGCGGTTCTACCCTTTTAGAGGATTTTTTATTACGTGAAAAAATAACAAGTTTTGATCACGAAAGAATACCAGAGCGCATAGTACACGCACGAGGAAGTGCTGCACATGGTCATTTTGAACTCTATAAAAGTATTGAGAAATATACCAAAGCAGGCCTTTTTACAGATACCTCTAAAAAAACGCCTGTATTTGTAAGATTTTCAACAGTTGCAGGTTCTAAGGGATCTCCAGATTTGGCAAGAGACGTTCGTGGTTTTGCAGTAAAGTTTTACACAGAAGAAGGTACTTGGGATTTGGTAGGTAATAACATGCCTATTTTCTTTATACAAGATGCTATGAAGTTTCCAGACTTAATACATTCTGTAAAGCCAGAACCAAATAATGAAATTCCGCAGGCAGCTTCTGCACACGATACGTTTTATGATTTTGTGTCTCACGCGCCTGAAACTTTGCATAACCATATTTGGGCAATGAGTGATAGAGCCATACCAAGAAGTTACCGAATGATGGAAGGTTTTGGTATACATACATTCAGATTTATTAATAAAGAAGGGAAATCTCACTTTGTAAAGTTTCATTGGAAACCTGTACTAGGTGTACATTCTGTAACTTGGGAAGAAGCAGTTAAAATTAATGGTGTAGATGCCGATTTTCACCGTCGTGATCTTTGGGAAGCTATTGAAGCAGGACAATATCCAGAATGGGAATTTGGTATACAAGTAGTTCCTGAGGAAGATGAACATAAATATGATTTTGACTTATTAGATCCTACCAAATTAATTCCAGAAGACATGGTTCCTGTTGAGATTGTTGGTAAGATGACATTAAACAGAAACCCTAGTAATTTCTTTGCTGAGACAGAGCAAGTTGCATTTTTACCTGGTCATATTATTCCTGGTCTAGATTTCACGAATGACCCATTATTACAAGGTCGTTTATTTTCTTACAGAGACACACAGCTTTCAAGGTTAGGAAGTCCTAACTTTCATCAAATACCAATTAACAGACCAGTAACGCCAGCACACAACAACCAACGCGATGGCCATATGCAAACTGAAATTCCGAAAGGACAAACTGCATATTTCCCTAATACTTTAGGTGGTGGTTGTCCGCATTTAGCCAAAATGGCCGAAGGTGGTTTTACGTCTTACGAAGAACGTATTGATGCCAAGAAAGTAAGAACACGAAGTGAAAGCTTTAGTGACCATTTCTCACAACCAGCATTATTTTATAGAAGTTTGGAAGAATGGGAAAAGAAACATGTAGCAAACGCCTACTCTTTTGAACTTGGTAAGTGTAACCAAAAGCATATTAAAGAACGTATGCTATGGCTAATAAATCAAATAGATGAAGACCTTGCTAATACTGTTTCAGAGAACTTAGGCTTATCTATTCCAGATGATATTGAACAGCCAATAAATCAATCAATTGGTGCAGATGCAGATGTTGAGAAGTTTCAACCTTCAGCCAAAAAAGTGTATCTAGAAAAAGACAAATCATTAAGTCAAGCTCATACAAAGTTTGATAGTATAGCAACGAGACAAATTGCTGTATTAGCTGCAAATGGCTTTTCTATGGATGACTTTAAAACATTTACAGATGCTTTAGAAGATGAAGGTGCTGTTTGCAAAATTATTGCTCCGCATGGTGGTACAATTAAATGTGACCAAGATATGGATCACGAGGTTGATGCAGCAATATCGACAACCGAAAGCGTTCTTTTTGATGCTATTTTTGTACCTGGCGGAAAAGACTCTGTTGATAAACTACTTAAAACTGGTAAATATTCTAAGTTTATAAGTGAAGCTTTTAAACATTGTAAAGCTATTGCAGTTTGCAATGAAGGTGAAGAATTACTTAAAAACAGTTATATAAAATCTTATGACGATGATAAAGCTGTTTTTGTAAATGGAAAACCTAAAAACTTTATTGATGCTATTGCCCAACATAGAAATTGGGACCGTATGGAAGCAGCATCAGATATTCCAGTATAA